One Brassica napus cultivar Da-Ae chromosome A5, Da-Ae, whole genome shotgun sequence DNA window includes the following coding sequences:
- the LOC106451652 gene encoding DNA polymerase I A, chloroplastic/mitochondrial-like, giving the protein MAMGVSFTSHSNPLLRHLSPSPFSPFRSSFFLVPCRKTLQRRLASTEGSVGYSTSTVCHGFQNPVHQRPSSVVFNGEWILLSEPNRARMVPKTNKVGNQTEVGETVNHQVPGTVSAWRDEANKFRARHGQVATRNLDDASYFSGSSIPVTPPSAPSYGRTSQKIDYGVKPRGNNSTSATLHKESIGVMQSEPVVTSPNKNLEVVRLQGDGKPKPLVSGKASGKASNVNPVTISKVEKSNEPSKVRANLRRIYDKVVVVDTVPAARNVVAKLVDQYRNLVHSCDTEVSDIEVKDETPVDHGRLICFSIYCGSDADFGNGKSCIWVDVLGENGREVLAEFKPYFEDSSIRKVWHNYSFDSHIIRNHGIELSGFHADTMHMARLWDSARRTEGGYSLEALTSDPRVLGGTQTKEEADFLGKISMKTIFGKRKLKKDGTEGKIIVIPPVEELQREDREAWISYSALDAISTLKLYESMSKKLQLKEWRLDGKLLSGRTMLDFYHEFWRPFGELLVKMEAEGILVDRDYLAEIEKVAKAEQQVAVSRFRNWASKYCPDAKYMNVGSDTQLRQLFFGGISNSENDEVLPVEKLFKIPNIDKIIEEGKKAPTKFRNIKLHRISDTPISTETFTASGWPSVSGVTLKTLAGKVSAGYDFMEDVTDTSAEEDDDAQLLEQASEAQKAKTDVDTSAYGTAYAAFGGGERGKEACHAIASLCEVCSIDSLISNFILPLQGSNVSGKDGRVHCSLNINTETGRLSARRPNLQNQPALEKDRYKIRKAFVAAPGNSLIVADYGQLELRILAHLAGCKSMMQAFKAGGDFHSRTAMNMYPHIRKAVENGEVLLEWHPQPGQDKPPVPLLKDAFASERRKAKMLNFSIAYGKTAIGLSRDWKVSREEAQETVNLWYNDRQEVRKWQELRKKEAIKDGYVLTLLGRARRFPAYQSRAQKNHIQRAAINTPVQGSAADVAMCAMLEITTNQQLKELGWKLLLQIHDEVILEGPMESAEMAKDIVVDCMAKPFNGKNILSVDLSVDAKCAQNWYAAK; this is encoded by the exons ATGGCCATGGGGGTTTCCTTCACCTCCCACAGCAACCCTCTCCTTCGCCACTTATCTCCTTCCCCTTTCTCGCCTTTTCGTTCTTCCTTCTTCCTCGTGCCTTGCCGTAAAACCCTTCAAAG GAGATTAGCTTCCACAGAAGGGAGTGTTGGGTATTCGACCTCCACAGTTTGTCATGGATTCCAAAACCCGGTTCATCAGCGGCCATCTTCTGTTGTGTTCAATGGAGAGTGGATACTTCTGTCGGAGCCTAACAGGGCAAGGATGGTTCCAAAGACGAACAAAGTTGGGAACCAGACAGAAGTTGGAGAAACCGTGAACCATCAAGTTCCTGGAACTGTAAGTGCTTGGAGGGACGAAGCAAATAAGTTTAGAGCAAGACATGGCCAAGTTGCTACTAGAAACCTCGATGATGCTTCTTATTTCAGCGGCTCATCCATCCCAGTTACTCCACCTAGCGCCCCTTCCTATGGAAGAACCTCTCAGAAGATTGATTATGGAGTCAAGCCTAGAGGTAATAACAGTACTTCTGCTACACTCCATAAAGAATCGATTGGCGTTATGCAGTCTGAACCTGTTGTGACGTCGCCAAACAAGAACTTGGAGGTTGTGAGGCTTCAAGGAGATGGAAAACCAAAACCTCTTGTGAGCGGAAAGGCGTCTGGTAAAGCAAGCAATGTGAATCCAGTTACCATTTCCAAAGTGGAGAAAAGCAACGAACCATCGAAAGTCCGAGCAAACCTAAGGAGAATATATGAcaaggttgttgttgttgatactGTGCCGGCTGCGAGGAATGTGGTGGCTAAGCTTGTGGATCAATACAGGAATCTTGTTCACTCTTGTGATACAGAG GTGTCCGATATTGAGGTGAAGGATGAAACACCTGTAGACCATGGCAGACTGATATGTTTTAGTATCTATTGCGGGTCAGATGCAGATTTTGGGAATGGAAAATCTTGCATCTGGGTAGATGTTCTTGGTGAAAACGGCAGGGAGGTTTTGGCCGAGTTTAAACCTTATTTTGAAGACTCATCCATCAGAAAA GTGTGGCACAACTACAGCTTTGATAGCCACATTATTAGAAACCATGGAATTGAGCTTTCTGGATTTCATGCTGACACAATGCACATGGCGAGACTGTGGGATTCCGCGAGACGGACAGAGGGTGGTTACTCGCTTGAAGCGCTTACAAGCGACCCAAGAGTTCTTGGGGGCACACAGACAAAGGAGGAAGCAGATTTCCTCGGCAAAATTTCGATGAAGACTATTTTTGGGAAGAGAAAGCTGAAGAAAGACGGAACAGAAGGGAAAATAATTGTCATCCCTCCGGTTGAAGAGCTTCAGCGAGAAGACCGAGAGGCTTGGATATCGTACTCTGCCTTGGATGCAATAAGCACGCTGAAGCTTTACGAGAGCATGTCAAAGAAACTGCAACTAAAAGAATGGCGTCTTGATGGAAAGCTACTCTCAGGAAGGACAATGTTGGACTTTTACCATGAGTTCTGGCGACCCTTTGGTGAGCTTCTTGTCAAAATGGAAGCGGAAGGGATACTTGTGGATAGGGACTACctggctgagattgagaaagtAGCCAAAGCAGAGCAGCAAGTCGCTGTGAGTAGGTTTCGAAATTGGGCGTCTAAGTATTGCCCCGATGCAAAATATATGAACGTTGGCAGTGACACACAATTGCGTCAGCTCTTCTTTGGTGGCATTTCTAACAGTGAGAATGATGAGGTGCTTCCGGTTGAAAAGCTTTTCAAAATTCCAAACATTGACAAGATTATTGAAGAGGGCAAAAAGGCACCTACCAAGTTCAGAAACATCAAGTTGCATAGGATCAGCGATACCCCAATCTCAACTGAAACGTTCACTGCCAGTGGTTGGCCCTCTGTTAGTGGGGTCACTTTGAAAACCTTGGCTGGGAAAGTTTCTGCTGGGTACGATTTTATGGAGGATGTTACAGATACAAgtgcagaagaagatgatgatgctcAGCTACTAGAACAAGCTTCAGAAGCGCAAAAGGCCAAGACGGATGTTGACACGTCTGCTTATGGAACAGCATATGCAGCGTTTGGAGGGGGTGAAAGGGGAAAGGAGGCCTGTCATGCTATTGCCTCATTGTGTGAAGTTTGCTCCATAGATTCGTTAATCTCAAATTTTATTCTTCCATTAcag GGAAGTAATGTATCAGGCAAAGATGGTCGAGTCCATTGCTCCCTGAATATCAATACAGAAACTGGCCGCTTATCAGCTAGGAGGCCAAACTTGCAG AACCAACCTGCGTTGGAGAAGGATCGGTACAAGATTCGTAAGGCCTTTGTAGCAGCACCTGGAAATTCACTTATTGTGGCTGACTATGGGCAG CTGGAACTTAGAATTCTGGCACATCTTGCTGGTTGTAAAAGCATGATGCAAGCTTTCAAAGCAGGTGGAGATTTCCACTCGAGGACTGCCATGAATATGTATCCACATATTCGTAAAGCTGTGGAAAATGGGGAAGTGCTCCTTGAGTGGCATCCGCAACCTGGGCAAGACAAGCCACcagtacccttgttgaag GACGCCTTTGCTTCTGAGAGAAGAAAGGCTAAGATGCTCAACTTTTCAATTGCCTATGGGAAAACCGCAATTGGGCTTTCTAGAGATTGGAAG GTCTCAAGAGAAGAAGCTCAGGAGACGGTCAATCTATGGTACAATGACAGACAAGAAGTAAGGAAATGGCAAGAGTTGCGTAAGAAAGAAGCTATCAAGGATGGTTATGTACTCACTCTCTTAGGAAGGGCTCGTAGATTCCCAGCATATCAGTCTCGTGCACAGAAGAATCATATCCAAAGAGCAGCCATCAACACTCCAGTGCAG GGAAGTGCAGCTGATGTTGCAATGTGTGCAATGCTGGAAATAACGACAAATCAACAATTGAAGGAGCTTGGTTGGAAATTACTTCTACAG ATTCACGATGAAGTAATCTTGGAAGGACCAATGGAGTCAGCGGAAATGGCCAAGGATATAGTTGTGGACTGCATGGCTAAACCCTTTAACGGCAAGAATATACTCTCAGTAGATTTATCGGTTGATGCGAAATGTGCTCAGAACTGGTATGCTGCTAAATAA